One Dehalococcoidia bacterium genomic window, CCAAAAATTGCCTGCAGGCTCCCATTTCTATGAAGGTTTAATGACTTTATTTCAACTAATGCTTTCATCACGCTGCCATAGTACCTCAATTGAACGCCTAGAACTCAATTGGTAATTTTATATTTGAATGATGATTGCGATAACTAGTAGTATTGTTGCGTTGAGAGAAAAGTAGTTGAATGATGCTCAAATCTTCAATTCAAGGAGCAAATATGAAAGTAATCTTGCAATTCGAAACAAGTAAGGGCTATGAACATTGGAAAAGTGTTTTTGATGCTCATGAAGCGGATAGGAATGAATGGGGAATTACAAAAGTGTTTTCCGGCGTACAGGCCGATAACCCAGAAATAGTACACGTTTGTATGAACGTTGAATCAGCGGAAAAAATGAAAGAATTCATGACG contains:
- a CDS encoding DUF3764 family protein; translation: MKVILQFETSKGYEHWKSVFDAHEADRNEWGITKVFSGVQADNPEIVHVCMNVESAEKMKEFMTKPEVVAIREEAGIKMETQVMKVVLDS